From the Penicillium oxalicum strain HP7-1 chromosome V, whole genome shotgun sequence genome, one window contains:
- a CDS encoding Vacuolar membrane protease, with translation MASRKSRNPLAFTPLPVTIITTVVYLALIIPLLVIHLNVPTAPSASPSDGLNLTEAWHDLQALTRGYHPYNSHENDHVHAWLLERIDAIRRSAPPDEAYQPAEEKPKVFVFDDLTSNLTFFDKRSGVYFEGTNIFVYIRGWEDQKDRWWETPGKLPTGKGGVLVNAHYDSVSTGYGATDDGVGVITGLQLLKYFLTPGHAPRRGLVVLFNNGEEDYLNGARAFSQHPLARFVHTFLNLEGAGAGGRATLFRSTDTEVTRAYARSEHPFGSIVSANGFELVGSQTDYVVFDGELGLRGLDVAFYEPRARYHTEQDDARHTSVNSIWHMLSASVATTEALVSDDSDEFDSPARVEGNVPNGQGTKAVWFDLFGSAFAVFRLHTLFALSVTLLIVAPLTLIITSICLSHADKMYLFRSTGQVELSDEKISLQGLRGFFRFPFLVGIPTAVVVGFAYMITKINPLILHSSNWAVWSMMISAWIFMAWFISCVADFARPSAFHRVYTFTWMFVISWVLLVLATIVANDRGLGGGYFTLFYFASIFLSTWISYLELFFLPRKAEYVNELTQDSRRPSTRGSRLGTGDSNEDDEAGEEEPTESTSLLRGQHRTTFANYVSVPGNHSDGSEDDANVEDRNVYGNEQAWSASLPSWIWVPQMLLTIPINVVMLVPLALITTSALNQTGQDGDPTLLVYLLMAFFIAMIFMPVLPYIHRYTYHIPMFLFLVLIGTLIYNLVAFPFSDSNRVKLYFSQQVDLDRGNSSAYLAGVSPFVEDVVRGLPGAGGQTECHNIVRHGQLLQCSWPGAEPQVVPIQNGSTTYPGPSTDWVSYEISSLQGKSRSARFEISGLNTRACRITMQNPSIKSFSVVGSSAPDQRFIKPASEGMSEIRLWSRTWDRSWTVDVDFKEHETSLRGLVSCLWSDDNNPELIPALTEARKYVPSWVALTKLMDGLVEGYREFELVKNASGHWVQKKKN, from the coding sequence ATGGCGTCTCGCAAAAGCAGAAATCCCTTGGCGTTCACGCCCTTGCCggtcaccatcatcaccaccgtgGTGTACCTGGCCTTGATCATTCCACTCTTGGTCATTCACCTGAACGTTCCAACGGCACCCAGCGCCAGCCCGTCGGACGGTTTAAATCTCACCGAGGCATGGCACGATCTCCAAGCACTCACGCGGGGCTATCATCCATATAACTCACACGAAAATGATCATGTGCACGCGTGGTTGCTGGAGCGTATTGATGCGATCCGAAGATCTGCCCCACCCGACGAAGCTTATCaacccgccgaggagaagccCAAGGTCTTTGTGTTTGACGATCTCACGTCAAATTTGACATTCTTCGATAAACGGAGCGGGGTTTACTTTGAAGGCACTAACATTTTCGTGTATATCCGTGGCTGGGAAGATCAGAAGGATAGGTGGTGGGAGACGCCCGGCAAGCTCCCCACTGGGAAGGGTGGCGTGCTGGTCAACGCGCACTACGACAGTGTGTCAACTGGATACGGTGCCACGGACGACGGAGTGGGTGTCATCACGGGCCTGCAGCTGCTCAAGTACTTCTTGACACCGGGTCATGCCCCGCGTCGCGGTCTGGTAGTCCTCTTTAACAATGGTGAGGAGGACTATCTCAATGGCGCTCGTGCATTCAGCCAGCACCCACTGGCAAGGTTCGTGCACACGTTCCTGAACTTGGAGGGTGCCGGCGCCGGTGGTCGCGCGACCCTCTTCCGCAGCACTGATACCGAAGTGACTCGGGCGTATGCCAGATCCGAGCATCCCTTTGGATCCATCGTCAGCGCGAATGGTTTTGAACTCGTTGGGAGCCAGACCGACTACGTCGTCTTTGATGGGGAGCTGGGCCTTCGTGGGCTTGACGTTGCCTTTTATGAACCGCGAGCTCGTTACCATACCGAACAGGATGATGCGCGTCATACGAGTGTGAACTCGATTTGGCACATGTTGTCCGCATCGGTGGCTACCACCGAGGCCCTTGTTTCCGACGATAGTGACGAGTTTGATAGTCCGGCTCGGGTTGAGGGTAACGTGCCTAACGGGCAGGGTACCAAGGCGGTTTGGTTTGACCTTTTCGGCAGCGCATTCGCAGTCTTCCGCCTGCACACCTTGTTCGCGCTCTCAGTCACTTTGTTGATTGTGGCCCCTTTGACATTGATCATTACCAGCATCTGTCTTTCGCACGCCGACAAGATGTATCTTTTCCGTTCTACAGGACAGGTCGAGTTGAGTGATGAAAAGATCTCACTCCAAGGTCTGCGTGGATTCTTCCGTTTCCCTTTCTTGGTGGGAATTCCAACCGCGGTCGTTGTTGGATTTGCCTATATGATCACCAAGATCAATCCCTTGATCCTACACAGCAGCAACTGGGCTGTTTGGAGCATGATGATCTCTGCCTGGATTTTCATGGCATGGTTCATATCGTGCGTTGCGGATTTTGCTCGACCATCTGCCTTCCATCGAGTGTACACTTTTACGTGGATGTTCGTGATCTCCTGGGTTCTACTTGTGCTTGCCACTATTGTGGCAAACGACCGCGGGCTCGGTGGAGGATATTTCACGCTGTTCTACTTTGCCAGCATCTTTCTGTCGACATGGATCTCTTACCTGgaactcttcttcctgcccCGTAAGGCCGAATACGTCAACGAATTGACCCAGGACTCCCGCCGGCCCAGTACCCGTGGCAGTCGCCTTGGCACTGGCGACAGcaacgaagatgatgaagcgGGCGAAGAGGAGCCTACCGAGTCAACATCTCTGCTGCGCGGCCAGCACCGCACGACATTTGCCAACTATGTGAGCGTTCCGGGCAACCATTCCGATGGTTCAGAGGATGATGCCAATGTGGAAGATCGCAATGTGTATGGAAATGAACAAGCGTGGAGCGCGTCTCTGCCCAGCTGGATCTGGGTTCCTCAAATGCTTCTGACTATCCCGATCAACGTGGTGATGCTCGTACCACTGGCCTTGATCACGACAAGTGCCCTGAACCAGACCGGTCAAGACGGCGATCCTACGCTCCTGGTGTATCTGCTGATGGCATTTTTCATCGCGATGATCTTTATGCCTGTCCTTCCGTATATCCACCGATATACTTACCATATCCCAATGTTTCTCTTCTTGGTTCTCATCGGTACCTTGATCTACAATCTGGTTGCCTTCCCGTTCTCAGACTCCAACCGCGTGAAGCTCTACTTCTCGCAGCAGGTGGATCTTGACAGGGGGAACTCATCGGCGTACCTGGCCGGCGTCAGCCCATTCGTCGAGGATGTCGTCCGTGGTCTCCCTGGTGCAGGCGGACAGACCGAATGTCACAACATCGTACGCCACGGACAGCTTCTGCAATGCTCATGGCCCGGTGCCGAGCCGCAGGTTGTTCCAATTCAGAATGGCTCAACTACGTACCCGGGCCCGTCCACAGACTGGGTGTCCTACGAAATCTCCTCCTTGCAGGGCAAGAGCCGCTCCGCGCGCTTCGAAATATCCGGCCTCAACACCCGAGCGTGCCGAATCACCATGCAAAATCCATCGATCAAGTCCTTCAGCGTGGTGGGATCTTCCGCACCGGACCAGCGATTCATCAAACCGGCTTCCGAAGGGATGTCGGAGATCCGACTTTGGAGTCGCACGTGGGACCGTTCATGGACGGTAGACGTGGACTTTAAGGAGCACGAGACTTCCCTCCGAGGTCTCGTATCGTGTCTTTGGAGTGACGACAATAATCCCGAATTGATCCCGGCGCTCACCGAGGCCCGCAAGTATGTGCCTTCTTGGGTCGCTTTGACCAAGTTGATGGATGGATTGGTAGAAGGGTATCGCGAGTTTGAGCTGGTCAAGAATGCTTCGGGCCACTGGgtgcagaaaaaaaagaattga